From a single Leptidea sinapis chromosome 19, ilLepSina1.1, whole genome shotgun sequence genomic region:
- the LOC126969934 gene encoding DNA polymerase interacting tetratricopeptide repeat-containing, protein of 47 kDa encodes MTEEINSKSMTDAERLALCQKLDKELDDFIDGLEKKRYTEGWPEDRWEEEMDKHPFFMKSAPKGDEMSPLAEGLARLKYDPEENTPLELANNYKEDGNFNFKHKNYRLAILGYTEGIKLRCDDDEINASLYNNRAAAHWHLKNFRSSLLDCEKALKYNPNHDKARLRAAKSAFEAAMYDKCIEHCEKILEKLQSEDVVELLNMAKKKKLCKERDERKRNLLEAKKKEHKDLLIEAVVKRGIKIANCKCKDDIDISKLEPDIPGAQESMVHIDEGILKWPILLYYPEFKMTDFIKACPENVPLLNQLEQVFPLAWDEENKYSTANVNVFYEGSDRMPHLIDPKKNLGDLIVSKYFEVKAGTPAFFVLPSQSLAEREFLESFI; translated from the exons atgactgaAGAAATAAATTCGAAGAGTATGACTGATGCAGAGCGACTCGCTTTGTGTCAGAAATTGGACAAGGAGCTAGACGACTTTATTGATGGCTTAGAAAAAAAGCGATACACAGAAGGATGGCCTGAAGATCGATGGgaa GAAGAAATGGATAAGCATCCTTTCTTCATGAAGTCGGCACCCAAGGGAGATGAAATGTCCCCATTAGCTGAAGGTTTGGCAAGACTTAAGTATGATCCCGAAGAAAATACACCGTTGGAACTagctaataattataaagaagATGGAAATTTCAACTTTAAACATAAGAACTATAGGCTCGCAATTTTAGG GTACACAGAAGGAATAAAATTGAGatgtgatgatgatgaaattaaTGCAAGCCTATACAACAATAGGGCAGCCGCACACTGGCATCTCAAAAACTTCAGATCTTCATTACTTGACTGTGAAAAAGCACTTAAATATAATCCAAATCACGATAAAGCGAGATTGAGGGCAGCCAAATCGGCCTTTGAAGCAGCAATGTATGATAAATGTATTGAACATTGTgaaaaaattcttgaaaaattgcAATCGGAAGATGTCGTAGAACTTTTAAATATggcaaagaaaaagaaattgtgTAAAGAGAGAGATGAAAGGAAAAGAAATTTATTGGAAGCGAAGAAGAAAGAACACAAGGATTTATTAATTGAAGCTGTAGTAAAAAGGGGGATTAAAATAGCAAATTGTAAGTGCAAAGATGATATTGACATATCAAAATTAGAACCAGATATACCGGGAGCTCAGGAATCAATGGTTCACATAGACGAAGGAATATTAAAATGGCCAATTCTATTATACTATCCCGAATTCAAAATGACGGACTTTATAAAAGCGTGTCCTGAAAATGTACCTCTACTGAATCAACTAGAGCAAGTATTTCCATTAGCTTGGGATGAGGAGAATAAATATTCAACAGCAAATGTTAATGTTTTCTACGAAGGTTCAGATAGAATGCCACATTTAATTGATCCAAAAAAGAACTTAGGCGATTTAATTGTGAGCaaatattttgaagtgaaagcgGGCACACCTGCATTCTTTGTTTTGCCATCTCAGAGTTTAGCTGAACGAGAGTTCCTAGAAAGCTTTATTTAG